A stretch of Methylogaea oryzae DNA encodes these proteins:
- a CDS encoding contractile injection system tape measure protein: MAAQRHVIKRQTVELTVGRREDAWPLQQACSRILRQRLAPLLDRRCSEASSADRLHRIERLELDLGRIDPEQLETQLLERIDTALRRALAEEIGHLDSAAATQEPAPFQASQWELLSRFLREGALPWWADTSRNDLPQQALDALLQDAPDLLRRRLPALLEHDNAVQRLIHRFDDRQLAAVATLPAGLPGGTLAPLYHALRNAAAGLPQLRHTAPTALRREVWQAILDTAFTVEPPAAELLETAARRFAARHNLSPQALRQELNPIAQRSAAADLPPHRATAARSELTPPAAPSGGETHESSAASPAEQPAEAIAQGDETASQAAMEPSFTTVQQTPPVTRSSGGTPSDAIPAAQRPDAHALSPLRQSPRPDTLAGIGGAGQETATAAAVDEPLQAAAAPANRPAAADAPAAAPRAHRRGMAPAVIGPDAPLDANDEFYVGNAGLPILWPFLGHFFRQLGLAEEGRFRSPAAAQRAVGLLQYLIDGEPEPAEYLLPLNKVLCGLRPAQLFAPDSPPTAVEMAECQALLGAAIANAPILKQMSIAGFRGSFLLRRGILSVRDGGWLLQVERETYDIVLERFPWSFDWIKLPWMEAPLRVEW; the protein is encoded by the coding sequence ATGGCGGCACAAAGACACGTCATCAAGCGGCAGACGGTGGAACTCACAGTCGGCCGCCGCGAAGATGCCTGGCCGCTGCAGCAGGCTTGCAGCCGCATCCTGCGCCAGCGCCTGGCGCCCCTGCTGGACCGGCGCTGCTCCGAAGCCAGCTCGGCCGACCGCCTGCACCGCATCGAGCGACTGGAACTGGATCTCGGCCGCATCGACCCTGAGCAGTTGGAAACCCAGTTGCTGGAGCGCATCGACACCGCCCTGCGCCGCGCCCTGGCGGAGGAAATCGGCCACCTCGATTCCGCCGCCGCGACGCAGGAACCTGCGCCGTTCCAAGCCTCGCAATGGGAGCTGCTCAGCCGGTTTTTACGCGAGGGCGCCCTGCCCTGGTGGGCGGACACCAGCCGGAACGATCTGCCGCAACAGGCCCTGGACGCCTTGCTGCAGGACGCGCCCGATCTGCTGCGCCGCCGGTTACCGGCGCTGCTGGAGCACGACAACGCCGTCCAGCGCCTGATCCATCGCTTCGACGACCGCCAACTGGCCGCGGTTGCCACCCTGCCGGCCGGCTTGCCGGGCGGCACGCTCGCACCGCTCTATCACGCATTGCGGAACGCCGCCGCCGGCCTGCCGCAATTGCGCCACACCGCGCCAACCGCGCTGCGCCGCGAGGTCTGGCAGGCCATTCTGGACACCGCCTTCACCGTCGAACCGCCCGCGGCGGAGCTGCTGGAAACGGCCGCGCGCCGCTTCGCCGCGCGGCACAATCTGTCACCCCAGGCCCTGCGGCAAGAGCTGAACCCCATCGCACAGCGGTCGGCGGCGGCAGACCTCCCGCCCCATCGAGCAACGGCGGCACGAAGCGAACTGACTCCGCCTGCCGCCCCATCTGGCGGCGAGACGCACGAATCAAGCGCGGCCTCGCCTGCGGAGCAGCCGGCCGAAGCCATCGCACAAGGCGACGAAACGGCGTCGCAGGCAGCAATGGAACCCTCTTTCACCACCGTGCAGCAGACGCCACCCGTAACCCGCTCGTCCGGTGGCACACCAAGCGACGCAATACCCGCAGCGCAACGGCCGGATGCCCATGCCCTATCCCCGCTCCGGCAATCGCCACGGCCGGACACGCTCGCCGGCATCGGCGGCGCCGGCCAGGAAACCGCAACCGCAGCGGCGGTTGACGAACCGCTTCAAGCCGCTGCGGCGCCAGCCAACCGCCCCGCAGCGGCCGACGCCCCGGCCGCTGCGCCAAGAGCGCACCGCCGCGGCATGGCGCCTGCCGTAATCGGGCCCGACGCGCCGCTGGACGCCAACGACGAGTTCTACGTGGGCAACGCCGGTCTGCCCATCCTGTGGCCGTTCCTCGGCCATTTTTTCCGCCAGCTCGGCTTGGCCGAGGAAGGCCGGTTCCGCAGCCCCGCCGCCGCCCAGCGCGCTGTCGGCCTGCTGCAATACCTGATCGACGGCGAGCCGGAGCCGGCGGAATACCTGCTGCCACTCAACAAAGTGCTGTGCGGTCTGCGGCCGGCGCAGCTGTTCGCGCCGGACTCGCCGCCCACGGCTGTGGAAATGGCCGAGTGCCAAGCGCTGCTCGGCGCCGCCATCGCAAACGCACCGATCCTCAAGCAAATGTCCATCGCCGGCTTCCGCGGCAGTTTCCTGCTGCGGCGCGGTATCCTCAGCGTCCGGGACGGCGGCTGGCTGTTGCAGGTGGAGCGGGAAACCTACGACATCGTGCTGGAACGCTTTCCCTGGAGCTTCGACTGGATAAAGCTGCCGTGGATGGAAGCGCCGCTGCGAGTGGAGTGGTGA